In the Hordeum vulgare subsp. vulgare chromosome 7H, MorexV3_pseudomolecules_assembly, whole genome shotgun sequence genome, one interval contains:
- the LOC123409908 gene encoding aspartic proteinase nepenthesin-1-like, with protein MKRQLVATLLVLIALPAFAASAPGAGIAALLTHADAGLGLARPELVRRMAHRSRARRRRLLSSQATEADRPVRAGLGAGAGGSIMTNEYLVHLSVGTPPRPVALTLDTGSDLVWTQCAPCLDCFDQGLALLDPALSSTYAALPCDAPLCRALPFTSCGGGGGAGGSWGERSCVYVYHYGDKSLTVGQLAADRFTFGNGDGHSERRLTFGCGHFNKGIFQANETGIAGFGRGRWSLPSQLGVTSFSYCFTSMFESKSSLVTLGAAAELRSGTVFQSTPLIKDPSQPSLYFLSLKGISVGSKRLPVPERRLRSTIIDSGASITTLPEEVYEAVKAEFMAQVGLPVIGAEAGAALDLCFALPATAPFWRGRGRKRAVAVPSLTLHLDGADWELPRGNYVFEDHGARVMCLVLDAAAGEQTVIGNYQQQNTHVVYDLDRDVLSFAPARCDELVASL; from the coding sequence ATGAAGCGGCAGCTCGTGGCCACGCTGCTGGTCCTGATCGCGCTCCCGGCGTTCGCCGCGTCCGCTCCGGGCGCCGGGATCGCGGCGCTGCTCACGCACGCCGACGCCGGCCTCGGGCTCGCGAGGCCCGAGCTCGTGCGGCGGATGGCGCACCGGTccagggcgcggcggcggcggcttctgTCGTCGCAGGCGACGGAGGCGGATCGGCCCGTGCGCGCCGGcctcggcgccggcgccggcggcagCATCATGACGAACGAGTACCTGGTGCACCTGTCCGTGGGCACGCCGCCGCGGCCCGTGGCGCTCACGCTCGACACCGGCAGCGACCTCGTCTGGACGCAGTGCGCGCCCTGCCTCGACTGTTTTGATCAGGGTCTGGCGCTCCTGGACCCCGCCCTGTCCTCCACCTACGCCGCGCTCCCCTGCGACGCGCCGCTGTGCCGCGCGCTCCCGTTCACgtcctgcggcggcggcggcggcgccggagGGAGCTGGGGCGAGCGGAGCTGCGTCTACGTCTACCACTACGGCGACAAGTCGCTCACCGTCGGCCAGCTCGCCGCCGACCGCTTCACCTTCGGCAATGGGGACGGCCACTCGGAGCGGCGGCTAACGTTCGGCTGCGGCCACTTCAACAAGGGCATCTTCCAGGCGAACGAGACCGGCATTGCCGGCTTCGGGCGGGGGCGGTGGTCGCTGCCGTCGCAGCTCGGCGTCACCAGCTTCTCCTACTGCTTCACGTCCATGTTCGAGTCCAAGAGCAGCCTCGTGACGCTCGGCGCGGCGGCCGAGCTCCGGAGCGGCACCGTCTTCCAGTCCACGCCGCTGATCAAGGACCCCTCGCAGCCGTCGCTCTACTTCCTCTCACTGAAGGGCATCAGCGTGGGCTCGAAGCGGCTGCCGGTGCCGGAGCGGCGGCTGAGGTCGACGATCATCGACTCGGGCGCGTCGATCACGACGCTGCCGGAGGAGGTGTACGAGGCGGTGAAGGCGGAGTTCATGGCGCAGGTCGGGCTGCCTGTGATCGGCGCGGAGGCCGGCGCGGCGCTGGACCTCTGCTTCGCGCTGCCGGCGACGGCGCCGTTCTGGCGGGGACGGGGCCGGAAGCGGGCCGTGGCCGTGCCGTCGCTGACGCTCCACCTGGACGGCGCCGACTGGGAGCTGCCGCGCGGCAACTACGTGTTCGAGGACCACGGCGCGCGGGTCATGTGCCTGGTGCTGGACGCGGCGGCCGGGGAGCAGACCGTCATCGGCAACTACCAGCAGCAGAACACGCACGTCGTCTACGACCTCGACAGGGACGTGCTGTCCTTCGCGCCGGCGCGGTGCGACGAGCTCGTAGCGTCGCTCTAG